A stretch of the Flavobacterium aquiphilum genome encodes the following:
- a CDS encoding DUF481 domain-containing protein, protein MSNNILIAETKYSDQDFKIEFDKVVKMILVNHYSIYLVDGSSFYGTLKSNKDNEVTISYGDTIQDVRISKIVSLNKIENGFWKHFTGSFDFGYNFAKTNNSQQLTFALQMNYISEKWIHTVKYDELNTVQDNVEDIQRIELDLDTKKYYRDNWFFNSNFSYLSNTSQSIKGRYSPSFGMGNYLVRNNKLYFLVGGGLTYNIEKYYDPSTDKNSFEGVFITQFNMFNVKDIDISTSVLMFPSLSEKGRFRTDIDFSFKYDLPFDFYIKSSVNGNFDNQPSQNAAKWDYVYSMGFGWKLKH, encoded by the coding sequence ATGTCGAACAATATATTGATTGCCGAAACTAAATACAGTGATCAGGATTTTAAAATTGAATTTGACAAAGTGGTAAAAATGATTTTGGTGAATCATTATTCCATTTATTTAGTGGATGGGAGTAGCTTTTACGGCACGTTAAAATCAAATAAAGACAATGAAGTTACAATTAGTTATGGTGACACGATTCAGGATGTACGGATTAGCAAAATAGTCAGTTTGAATAAAATTGAAAATGGCTTTTGGAAACATTTTACCGGTTCATTTGATTTTGGGTATAATTTTGCCAAGACCAATAACAGTCAGCAACTGACTTTTGCATTGCAAATGAATTACATTAGTGAGAAATGGATTCATACCGTTAAGTATGATGAATTGAATACGGTTCAGGATAATGTGGAAGATATTCAAAGGATTGAATTGGATTTGGACACCAAAAAATATTACAGAGATAATTGGTTTTTTAATTCGAATTTTTCCTATTTGTCCAATACAAGCCAATCGATAAAAGGTAGATATAGTCCAAGTTTCGGGATGGGGAATTATTTGGTTAGAAATAATAAACTGTACTTTTTGGTTGGTGGAGGTTTGACCTACAATATTGAAAAATACTATGATCCGTCTACCGACAAAAATTCATTTGAGGGGGTTTTTATCACTCAATTCAATATGTTTAATGTAAAGGACATTGACATAAGTACTTCAGTTTTAATGTTTCCGAGTTTGTCTGAAAAGGGCAGGTTTAGAACCGATATTGATTTTTCATTCAAATATGATTTACCATTCGATTTTTACATAAAATCATCTGTCAACGGAAATTTCGACAATCAGCCTTCTCAAAATGCTGCAAAATGGGATTATGTTTATTCGATGGGTTTTGGTTGGAAATTAAAGCATTGA
- a CDS encoding glycosyltransferase family protein, translating into MNLDSENKTILIAPLNWGLGHATRCIPIIKALQENNFTPIIASDGIALELLRKEFPYLKTLELPSYQIEYAKNGKNFKWKLIKSLPKMIEAIREEKRIVKKWIQKYEIHGIISDNRLGVFSKKVPSVFITHQLNVLTGNTTWITSKLHQNIIKKYNSCWVPDVNEPLNLTGKLGHLENNSLNLSYLGPLSRMHKMALPIQYDLMIVLSGPEPQRGLLEAHLSEEVKRFDGKVVFIKGIIEKEQKKEQIGNVTYYNFMKTRQLEQTFNESKKVLCRSGYTTIMDLVKLNKKAFFIPTPGQYEQIYLAEKLQNDGLVPYATQEEFRIENLSKMEEYKGLSVIETTVNWEELFKVF; encoded by the coding sequence ATGAATTTAGACTCCGAAAATAAAACAATTTTGATAGCCCCCTTGAATTGGGGATTGGGACATGCTACCCGTTGTATTCCAATTATTAAAGCATTACAGGAAAACAATTTTACACCAATTATTGCTTCGGATGGGATTGCCCTTGAGTTGCTTCGAAAAGAGTTTCCGTATTTAAAAACGCTTGAGCTTCCTTCCTATCAAATTGAATATGCCAAAAACGGAAAAAATTTCAAGTGGAAACTGATAAAGAGCCTTCCAAAAATGATTGAAGCCATTAGGGAAGAAAAAAGAATCGTTAAAAAATGGATTCAGAAATATGAAATTCACGGCATCATATCTGACAACCGCTTGGGAGTTTTCAGTAAAAAAGTTCCTTCCGTTTTTATCACTCATCAACTGAATGTCCTTACTGGAAACACAACTTGGATTACTAGTAAATTACACCAAAATATAATCAAAAAATACAATTCCTGCTGGGTACCAGACGTAAATGAACCTTTAAACCTAACCGGAAAATTGGGACATTTAGAAAACAATTCCCTAAATTTAAGTTATTTGGGACCTTTGAGCCGTATGCACAAAATGGCATTACCCATACAATATGACCTTATGATCGTTTTATCAGGACCAGAGCCTCAACGCGGATTACTTGAAGCCCATCTTTCCGAAGAAGTAAAACGTTTTGACGGGAAAGTGGTTTTCATAAAAGGAATTATCGAAAAGGAACAAAAGAAAGAGCAGATTGGCAATGTGACCTATTACAATTTCATGAAAACACGCCAATTGGAACAAACCTTCAACGAGAGCAAAAAAGTGCTTTGCCGTTCCGGTTACACGACAATTATGGATTTGGTAAAACTTAATAAAAAAGCTTTTTTTATTCCAACTCCCGGGCAATATGAGCAAATTTATCTGGCTGAAAAATTACAAAATGACGGCTTGGTACCTTATGCCACACAAGAGGAATTCAGAATTGAAAACTTATCAAAAATGGAAGAATACAAAGGTCTTTCCGTAATCGAAACAACAGTAAATTGGGAAGAGTTGTTCAAGGTATTTTAA
- a CDS encoding helix-turn-helix domain-containing protein, producing MSIGVKIKRLREKNNWSQPELAYRLGISQTTLCNIESDKCKKIDFLLVVKVCQEFDVTFDYFLKNKKSSQKGCVE from the coding sequence ATGAGTATTGGTGTTAAAATAAAAAGGTTAAGAGAAAAAAATAATTGGTCTCAGCCTGAATTAGCCTACCGTTTAGGAATATCACAAACCACTTTGTGTAATATTGAAAGTGATAAATGTAAAAAAATAGATTTTTTGCTGGTGGTTAAAGTTTGTCAAGAGTTTGATGTTACATTTGATTATTTTTTAAAAAACAAAAAATCTAGCCAAAAAGGTTGTGTTGAATAA
- the phoU gene encoding phosphate signaling complex protein PhoU, whose translation MSTYFEMELANLKSIIKKIGKLAEGQVSEAVKILLQEPETAEGKAIKKTEAKIDKLDVKIDEICQSIFALKQPVATDLRFIMSAMQISNEIERIGDLSISIVKKAKSIKEKHDLIEKFEIADIARQVEAITIKTNECFIAQDGKATGEIFVFNKDIKNSCEEAIHGIINEMKVNSKAVVSGTNLVIVLKHLERISEHCTNIAEYVYFTVNAKIIKHDKLDDILSGE comes from the coding sequence ATGAGTACATATTTCGAAATGGAATTAGCTAATTTAAAAAGTATTATAAAGAAAATAGGGAAGTTGGCAGAAGGACAGGTCAGCGAAGCAGTGAAAATACTTTTACAGGAACCGGAGACTGCTGAAGGGAAAGCTATCAAAAAAACGGAGGCTAAAATTGATAAATTAGATGTCAAAATTGATGAGATTTGCCAAAGTATCTTTGCATTGAAACAACCTGTAGCTACAGATTTGCGTTTTATTATGTCGGCAATGCAAATTAGCAATGAAATTGAACGAATTGGTGATTTGTCAATCAGCATCGTAAAAAAAGCAAAGAGCATAAAAGAAAAACACGATTTGATCGAAAAATTCGAAATCGCTGATATTGCCAGACAAGTTGAAGCAATTACTATTAAAACCAACGAATGTTTTATTGCGCAAGATGGTAAGGCAACAGGTGAGATTTTTGTTTTCAACAAAGACATCAAAAATAGCTGTGAGGAAGCCATTCACGGGATTATCAATGAAATGAAGGTGAATTCCAAAGCTGTAGTATCGGGAACCAATTTGGTAATTGTTCTGAAACATTTGGAACGTATTTCTGAACATTGTACTAATATTGCTGAATACGTTTATTTTACGGTTAACGCCAAAATTATCAAACACGACAAATTAGATGATATATTGTCTGGAGAATAA
- a CDS encoding HupE/UreJ family protein, translating into MSEFLVYFQIGLKHVLNIHAYDHVLFLIALSVPFSFSDWKRILLLVTVFTLGHTTALFLSVFGIIAVKVNVVELLIPITILITALYNLFTAGKTSKSGSVNLVFIITLFFGIIHGLGFSNYFKTILGGSASSKLLPMGEFALGIEAAQITVVIVVLILSYIVQTVFRFSKRDWSLVMSAFIIGVVLPMILESEIWKNY; encoded by the coding sequence ATGTCAGAATTTTTGGTTTACTTCCAGATAGGATTGAAACACGTATTGAATATTCACGCCTATGATCATGTTTTGTTTTTAATTGCGTTGTCTGTTCCTTTCTCTTTCAGTGATTGGAAAAGGATTCTGCTTTTGGTAACAGTGTTTACATTGGGTCATACAACCGCATTGTTTCTTTCTGTTTTTGGAATCATTGCTGTCAAAGTAAATGTGGTAGAACTGCTTATTCCGATTACAATTTTGATAACAGCACTTTACAATTTGTTTACGGCTGGAAAAACAAGTAAAAGCGGTAGTGTCAACTTAGTTTTTATAATAACGCTTTTCTTTGGGATTATCCACGGATTGGGATTTTCGAATTATTTCAAAACGATTTTGGGAGGTAGTGCTTCTTCAAAATTATTGCCAATGGGTGAATTTGCATTGGGTATAGAAGCTGCGCAAATTACGGTAGTGATTGTAGTTTTGATTTTATCGTATATTGTACAGACGGTGTTTCGTTTTTCAAAACGCGATTGGTCTTTGGTGATGTCAGCGTTTATAATTGGTGTGGTTTTGCCAATGATATTGGAAAGTGAAATTTGGAAAAATTACTAG
- a CDS encoding GNAT family N-acetyltransferase yields MKIRKGQKEDMKAVLGLIQELAVFEKEPDAVLITEEDLIRDGFGENPLFHVFVAEVDKEIVGIALYYYRYSTWKGKTIHLEDLIVKDSMRGTGLGYALYSEIFKQAKKDNVRRVEWAVLDWNTTAIDFYEKSGAKVFDEWRVAQMDEEGINYFINNKLKN; encoded by the coding sequence ATGAAAATACGCAAAGGACAAAAAGAGGATATGAAAGCCGTTTTGGGGTTAATCCAAGAGCTTGCAGTATTCGAAAAAGAACCAGACGCCGTTTTGATCACCGAAGAAGATCTTATTCGTGATGGTTTTGGAGAAAATCCATTGTTTCATGTTTTTGTTGCCGAAGTAGATAAGGAAATTGTCGGTATCGCTTTGTATTATTACCGCTATTCTACCTGGAAAGGAAAAACAATCCATCTGGAAGATTTGATCGTAAAAGACAGCATGCGCGGAACCGGATTGGGTTACGCTCTGTATTCTGAAATTTTCAAACAAGCGAAGAAAGACAATGTTCGAAGAGTAGAATGGGCTGTTTTGGACTGGAACACAACGGCAATTGATTTTTATGAAAAATCAGGAGCTAAAGTTTTTGATGAATGGAGAGTGGCTCAAATGGATGAAGAAGGAATCAATTACTTCATAAACAACAAATTAAAAAATTAA
- a CDS encoding aspartate kinase, whose amino-acid sequence MRVFKFGGASVKDAAGIRNVYDVLQQAGYEDVLVIVSAMGKTTNALEDVIKNYFDKSPELSSSVQEVKKYHNQILLDLFEDDKHEVFSAVNTQFADMEYFLAHNKSPNYNFVYDQIVSYGELISTTILSQFMSYKGIQTQWLDVRNYIKTDSTYRDAEVDWELTQKNIANNIPRKILNITQGFLGSDENNFTTTLGREGSDYTAAIFAYCLNAESVTIWKDVPGVMNADPRYFENASLLNQISYREAIELAFYGASVIHPKTLQPLQKKEIPLYVKSFINPTLKGTSVSKGQDLEPYLPCFIVKRNQLLISLSSIDFSFIMEENISEIFGLFHQFRLKVNLIQNSAISFSVCVEDKFGNFNDCNAILSKKFKVDFTENVTLYTIRHFNEQAAQTVEDNKTVLLKQISKETMQIVTNEN is encoded by the coding sequence ATGAGGGTATTCAAATTTGGAGGTGCGTCAGTAAAAGATGCTGCCGGTATCAGAAACGTTTACGACGTTTTACAACAAGCGGGTTATGAAGATGTATTAGTAATTGTTTCGGCAATGGGAAAAACAACTAATGCTCTTGAAGATGTTATTAAAAATTATTTTGACAAATCACCTGAATTGAGTTCATCGGTACAGGAAGTAAAAAAATACCACAACCAAATCTTATTGGATTTGTTTGAAGACGATAAACACGAAGTTTTCTCAGCAGTGAACACTCAGTTTGCTGATATGGAATATTTCTTAGCTCACAATAAATCTCCAAATTACAACTTCGTTTATGATCAAATCGTAAGTTATGGAGAGTTGATTTCGACTACGATTTTGAGTCAATTTATGAGCTACAAAGGGATTCAAACACAATGGTTGGACGTTAGAAACTACATAAAAACAGATTCAACTTACCGTGATGCCGAAGTGGATTGGGAATTGACGCAAAAAAACATTGCCAACAACATCCCACGCAAAATTCTAAACATCACTCAAGGGTTCTTGGGTTCTGACGAGAATAATTTCACCACAACTTTAGGTCGCGAAGGTTCGGATTATACGGCTGCAATTTTTGCTTATTGCCTTAATGCCGAAAGCGTAACTATCTGGAAAGACGTTCCTGGTGTAATGAATGCTGACCCAAGATATTTTGAAAACGCAAGTTTGTTGAACCAAATTTCATACCGTGAAGCTATCGAATTGGCATTTTACGGAGCATCTGTAATTCACCCAAAAACATTGCAGCCTTTACAGAAAAAAGAAATTCCGTTATACGTAAAATCGTTTATCAATCCTACGTTGAAAGGGACTTCTGTTTCCAAAGGACAAGATTTGGAACCTTATTTGCCTTGTTTCATCGTAAAAAGAAACCAATTGTTGATTTCATTGTCTTCGATCGATTTTTCTTTCATCATGGAAGAAAACATCAGCGAAATCTTTGGTTTGTTCCACCAATTCAGACTTAAAGTAAACTTGATTCAAAACTCTGCAATCAGTTTCTCGGTTTGTGTGGAGGATAAATTTGGAAACTTCAACGATTGCAACGCGATCCTTTCCAAAAAATTCAAAGTCGATTTCACTGAAAACGTTACGCTGTACACCATTAGACATTTCAACGAGCAAGCTGCCCAAACAGTTGAAGACAACAAAACGGTACTGTTGAAACAAATAAGCAAAGAAACAATGCAAATTGTAACTAACGAGAATTAA
- a CDS encoding DUF2059 domain-containing protein, which translates to MKKILLSIAFLLVAQITIAQDASLKADVLKLISISGADAQIKLVKPKILSMIPENKKENFSKDFDASIPGLLDKMANIYMEIYTADDVKAMIVFYESPVGKKMSEKAAELGQKSMQAGQEWSQELQGLMAKYKDDSPAQNTYSVTKPK; encoded by the coding sequence ATGAAAAAAATATTACTATCAATTGCGTTCCTGTTAGTTGCACAAATAACAATAGCACAAGATGCAAGTTTAAAAGCAGATGTATTGAAATTGATTTCTATTAGTGGTGCCGATGCCCAAATAAAGCTTGTGAAACCAAAAATTTTGAGCATGATTCCCGAGAATAAAAAGGAAAATTTCTCAAAAGACTTTGACGCTTCTATACCAGGCCTACTAGACAAAATGGCCAATATTTATATGGAAATTTATACCGCTGACGACGTAAAAGCAATGATTGTATTTTATGAAAGTCCGGTAGGAAAAAAAATGAGTGAAAAAGCAGCTGAACTGGGACAAAAATCTATGCAGGCAGGACAGGAATGGAGTCAGGAATTGCAAGGATTAATGGCAAAATACAAAGATGATAGTCCTGCACAAAACACGTACTCGGTAACGAAACCAAAATAA
- a CDS encoding deoxycytidylate deaminase, which yields MEKIKLNKYDKAYLRIATEWSLLSYCQRKKVGAIIVKDRMIISDGYNGTPTGFENCCEDEDGLTRWDVLHAEANAILKVAKSTQSCEGATLYITLSPCKECSKLIHQSGIKRVVYHLGYRDDSGLQFLRRAGIEVEHIPVLED from the coding sequence ATGGAGAAAATAAAATTAAATAAATACGATAAAGCTTATCTTAGAATCGCTACCGAGTGGAGTTTGTTGTCTTATTGTCAAAGAAAAAAAGTAGGCGCTATTATTGTAAAAGACCGAATGATTATTTCTGACGGGTATAACGGAACACCTACAGGATTCGAAAACTGTTGTGAAGATGAAGATGGTTTGACACGTTGGGATGTTCTGCACGCTGAAGCAAATGCGATTTTGAAAGTGGCTAAATCGACACAATCCTGTGAGGGTGCAACTTTGTATATCACGCTTTCGCCTTGTAAGGAATGCAGTAAACTGATTCATCAGTCAGGAATAAAAAGAGTAGTTTATCACCTAGGTTACCGAGATGATTCCGGATTGCAATTTTTAAGAAGAGCTGGCATAGAAGTAGAACATATCCCTGTTTTGGAAGATTAG
- a CDS encoding TerB family tellurite resistance protein: MPFSDLFSSEAIQKARGNFSAIVRVAHAGGHITEQEQKFLDKLALTLQISDEEYKEILKDPSKYPINAPYLYIERLEALYKLARIVHRDHQLGDLQEHLLVKFALALGFTPGNVNYIVNKALKLVDMQVDEETFLYEMKNMYK; the protein is encoded by the coding sequence ATGCCATTCTCAGATTTATTTAGTAGCGAAGCCATTCAGAAAGCCAGAGGCAATTTTTCAGCTATTGTACGTGTAGCCCATGCGGGTGGCCATATTACGGAACAAGAGCAAAAATTCTTGGATAAATTAGCCCTCACCCTTCAGATTTCGGACGAAGAATACAAAGAAATTTTAAAAGACCCCTCAAAATATCCCATCAACGCCCCTTATCTGTATATTGAAAGACTGGAAGCCCTTTATAAACTAGCGAGAATTGTACATCGCGACCACCAACTGGGAGATTTGCAAGAACATTTATTGGTTAAGTTTGCCTTAGCCTTAGGTTTCACGCCTGGAAATGTAAATTATATAGTCAATAAAGCGCTTAAATTAGTAGATATGCAAGTCGATGAAGAAACCTTTTTGTATGAAATGAAAAATATGTATAAATAA
- the fbp gene encoding class 1 fructose-bisphosphatase: protein MEERNKTLGEFIIENQKAFQYSSGELSRIINSIRLAAKVVNYKVNKAGLVDIVGAVGEQNIQGEDQQKLDVYANEIFIQTLINREIVCGIASEENDDFITVQGSDNSHNNKYVLLMDPLDGSSNIDVNVSVGTIFSVYRRVTPIGTPVTLEDFLQPGTQQVAAGYVIYGTSTMLVYTTGHGVNGFTLNPAIGTFYLSHPNMKFSENGNIYSINEGNYVHFPQGVKDYIKYVQLEEEDRPYTSRYIGSLVADIHRNMIKGGIYIYPTSSKAPKGKLRLLYECNPMAFIVEQAGGKASDGFDRIMEIQPTELHQRVPFFCGSIKMVEKAEEFMLKAKLSKY, encoded by the coding sequence ATGGAAGAAAGAAACAAGACATTAGGAGAATTTATCATTGAAAATCAGAAGGCTTTTCAGTATTCATCGGGTGAATTATCCAGGATTATCAACTCAATCAGATTGGCTGCCAAAGTAGTCAATTACAAAGTAAACAAAGCAGGACTCGTTGACATTGTGGGCGCAGTAGGAGAGCAAAACATTCAAGGCGAAGACCAGCAAAAACTAGATGTGTATGCCAATGAAATTTTTATCCAAACTTTGATTAACCGTGAGATTGTTTGCGGAATTGCTTCGGAAGAAAATGATGATTTCATTACTGTTCAGGGAAGTGATAACAGCCACAATAACAAATACGTCCTTTTGATGGATCCGCTTGACGGTTCTTCGAATATTGACGTAAATGTTTCGGTTGGAACTATTTTTTCAGTTTATAGAAGAGTAACTCCAATAGGGACTCCAGTTACCTTAGAGGATTTTCTTCAGCCGGGAACTCAACAAGTAGCAGCCGGTTATGTAATTTATGGAACTTCTACTATGTTAGTTTATACAACAGGTCACGGAGTTAATGGATTTACACTGAATCCTGCCATAGGAACATTTTACCTTTCGCATCCTAACATGAAATTCTCTGAAAACGGAAACATTTATTCGATTAACGAAGGGAATTATGTTCATTTTCCGCAAGGGGTGAAGGATTATATCAAATATGTTCAGCTCGAAGAAGAAGATCGTCCGTACACTTCCCGTTACATTGGAAGTTTGGTTGCCGATATTCATCGAAATATGATCAAAGGGGGTATTTATATTTATCCAACAAGTTCTAAAGCTCCAAAAGGGAAATTAAGATTGTTGTACGAATGCAATCCGATGGCTTTTATCGTTGAGCAAGCGGGAGGAAAAGCTTCGGACGGTTTTGACCGGATCATGGAAATTCAACCAACCGAATTACATCAGCGTGTGCCCTTCTTTTGCGGAAGCATAAAAATGGTCGAAAAAGCTGAAGAGTTTATGCTTAAAGCAAAACTTAGTAAATATTAA